In one Spirosoma rigui genomic region, the following are encoded:
- a CDS encoding DUF433 domain-containing protein translates to MLLGKPTIRGTRRSVEFLLERLADGWTEQDLLDNYPRLTREALQAVFAYVHATMKDNLLLFPTNNLRQAS, encoded by the coding sequence ATTCTACTGGGCAAACCAACGATTAGAGGGACACGGCGGTCCGTCGAGTTTCTGCTAGAACGATTGGCTGATGGGTGGACCGAGCAGGACTTACTGGATAACTACCCTCGTTTGACCCGGGAAGCGTTACAAGCCGTATTCGCCTACGTACATGCCACCATGAAAGATAACCTGTTGCTGTTTCCAACAAACAATCTACGTCAGGCCTCATGA